The genome window ACGTTTCTCGAAAAGACCTTTGGTCCGATGACACCTGATAATTATCTGCCTTATTCTGTCGTCAACATGGCGGATCAGATTCGCCGAAACGGACTACCTCTCGTGCTTGACATTGGGGTGGAAGATTTTTTGCTCGAACCTAACCGGGAGTTGCACCGACGGCTGGTCTACAATCACACACCACACGACTATACCGAGCGCCCTGGCGGTCATACCTGGGACTTTTGGCAAGCAGCATTGCCCAGCCAATTAATGTTTTTTAGTAAGGTCTTGAAAGCCAATAATACCGCAGTTCAATAAGGTAGGTTTTAGAATAAAAATCAGATGCTGTCACTGCTTGGCTTTTTTACCATCTGCGTTTTTTTAGGATTGATCCTGACAAAGCGCTTGTCTGTGCTGCTTTCGCTGATCCTGGTGCCCGTCGTATTTGCATTGATCGCGGGTTTCGGGCCAAAAGAGGTAGGGGAGATGTTATTGGGCGGGATCAAACAAGTTGCCCCTACCGGCATCCTGCTGATCTTTGCCGTACTATATTTCAGCGTGATGATAGACACCGGGCTTTTCGATCCGGTAATAGCCTTTATTATTCGCTTCGCAAAAGGCGACCCGCTCAAAATTACTTTGGGCACCGCCATTTTGACGATGCTGGTTCACCTCGATGGGGACGGCACCGCCACATTTATGATTACCGTCACAGCCTTGTTTCCGGTTTATAAAAAACTGGGAATGAATAAGTTGATACTTCCCTGTATCGTCGCGCTGAGTGCGGGGGTCATGCACCTGGTACCCTGGTCGGGAACAGTGGCGAGAGCATTGAATGTCATGAACAGCGATCCGGCGCATCTGATCATTCCTATCCTGCCAGCCATGATTGGCGGAATCCTTTGGGTACTTTTTGTAGCATTTTGGCTTGGTAAAAAGGAACGTAAAAGATTGGGCGTTGTTGACATGGATTACGATCATCACCAGCAACTTTCTGTTGAACAAAAAGAGAGTCGACGACCAAAATTATTTTGGCTGAATGCTGTTTTGACGATTATTTTGATCGCAGCGCTCATTTTGTCACTGGCCCCGCCGCCAGCGTTATTCATTATTGGTTTTGCAGTGGCGATTTTGGTCAACTATCCATCACAGGCCGATCAAAAGAAAAGGATTCAGGCACATGCGGCCAATGTATTTTCGGTTTCCATCATCGTTTTTGCGGCCGGAGTATTTTCAGGCATCCTGACAGGAACAAAAATGATCGATGCCATGGCATTGTCGATGGTTTCCATGATCCCGACAGCGCACGCAGGTTACCTGCCGGCTTTGGTGGGCTTTACAAGCATGCCATTAAGTTTGGTATTCACACCGGACGCTTATTATTTTGGTGTAATCCCTGTTTTAAAAACAACCGCCGCCCATTATGGGTTAAATTCAATAGAGATAGGAAGGGCGGCAATTTTAGGGCAAATGACCACCGGTTTCCCGTTAAGTCCGTTAACTGCGTCCACTTTTGTCTTAATTGGCTTGTCAGAAGTGGAACTGGCGGATCATCAGAAATTTACCTTCAAATGGGCGTTCGGCACGACCATCATCATGACTTTAATAGCATTAGCTTCGGGGGCAATAAGCATATCATGACACAAAAAAATGAAGTCCGTATTGGTTGTGGCGCAGGCTTTTCTGGAGACAGGCTCGAACCTGCTGTGATCCTGGCCGAAAAGGGCGATCTGGATTACCTTGTACTCGAATGCCTCGCAGAACGGACCATTGCATTAGCCCAAAAAAGAAAAGCGGCAGACCCTTCACAGGGTTATGATCCGCTCTTGGAGCGTCGGATTGAATTACTGCTGCCATTGCTCAAACAAAATAAGATACGGCTCATTACGAATATGGGTGCTGCAAACCCGGTCGCAGCAGCAGATAAGATTATTGGCATAGCAAAGAGACTGGGAATTTCCATTAAAGTAGCCGCGGTAATCGGGGATGATGTGTTGGAGCATATCAGTGGCGATGAGATCGCCATGGAAACAGGGAATTCCATTTCTTGGTCCGGGCAGACGGTGTCAGCCAATGCTTATTTAGGTGCGGAAGCTATTTTACCTGCGCTGGAAACAGGCGCTGACATTATCATCACCGGGCGGGTTGCTGATCCATCCTTGTTTGTAGCCCCGCTGGTCCACGAATTCGGATGGTCGTTGGATGATGCCGATATGATCGCCAAAGGGACTGTGATTGGACACCTGATGGAATGCGCAGGACAGATCACAGGTGGCTATTTCGCCGATCCGGTCAAAAAGCCGGTTGAAAATATGAGTACACTGGGCCACCCCTTTGCAGAGGTTTATCGCGATGGCAGCGCGGTTATTGGGAAAGTAGATGGCACAGGAGGCACCATAACGCTGGCTACGGCTAAGGAACAGCTGCTGTACGAGGTAACGAACCCATATCAATACTTGACGCCCGATGTTTCAGCAGATTTCACCACCGTATCCTTGAAACAGGATGTGAAAGATCGTATTAAAGTAACTGGCGGCAGCGGCAGCAAAAAGCCATCGACGTTAAAGGTCAGCGTTGGGTATAAAGCAGGCTTTACAGGTGAAGGTGAGATTACTTTCGCAGGGACAAATGCATTGGAAAGGGCCCGTATGGCAGGCGAAATAATGCATGAGCGGTTGAACGATCAATTTCCTGGGTTAAGGGTTGACTACGTTGGTCACACATCGGTACACCCGACCTCGCTCGCTCATGATCATAAACCATATGAAGTGAGACTACGCCTAGCTGGCAAAGCTGCAACGGCTGATGAAGCAGCTATCATAGGTCAGGAAGTGGAGGCGCTATATACCAATGGCCCGGCTGGTGGGGGAGGGGTGCGCAAGTATGTGAATGAAGTCATTGGCATTGTATCGATTTTGATGAACCGGAACACAGCAAAGTCGTCCGTAGTTGTA of Dyadobacter chenhuakuii contains these proteins:
- a CDS encoding CitMHS family transporter, which produces MLSLLGFFTICVFLGLILTKRLSVLLSLILVPVVFALIAGFGPKEVGEMLLGGIKQVAPTGILLIFAVLYFSVMIDTGLFDPVIAFIIRFAKGDPLKITLGTAILTMLVHLDGDGTATFMITVTALFPVYKKLGMNKLILPCIVALSAGVMHLVPWSGTVARALNVMNSDPAHLIIPILPAMIGGILWVLFVAFWLGKKERKRLGVVDMDYDHHQQLSVEQKESRRPKLFWLNAVLTIILIAALILSLAPPPALFIIGFAVAILVNYPSQADQKKRIQAHAANVFSVSIIVFAAGVFSGILTGTKMIDAMALSMVSMIPTAHAGYLPALVGFTSMPLSLVFTPDAYYFGVIPVLKTTAAHYGLNSIEIGRAAILGQMTTGFPLSPLTASTFVLIGLSEVELADHQKFTFKWAFGTTIIMTLIALASGAISIS
- a CDS encoding acyclic terpene utilization AtuA family protein: MTQKNEVRIGCGAGFSGDRLEPAVILAEKGDLDYLVLECLAERTIALAQKRKAADPSQGYDPLLERRIELLLPLLKQNKIRLITNMGAANPVAAADKIIGIAKRLGISIKVAAVIGDDVLEHISGDEIAMETGNSISWSGQTVSANAYLGAEAILPALETGADIIITGRVADPSLFVAPLVHEFGWSLDDADMIAKGTVIGHLMECAGQITGGYFADPVKKPVENMSTLGHPFAEVYRDGSAVIGKVDGTGGTITLATAKEQLLYEVTNPYQYLTPDVSADFTTVSLKQDVKDRIKVTGGSGSKKPSTLKVSVGYKAGFTGEGEITFAGTNALERARMAGEIMHERLNDQFPGLRVDYVGHTSVHPTSLAHDHKPYEVRLRLAGKAATADEAAIIGQEVEALYTNGPAGGGGVRKYVNEVIGIVSILMNRNTAKSSVVVKEYEY